The sequence AGGTTCGTCAACAAGCTTGGCAGCGGTAGCGTTGAGCTCCTCGATTCTTACCAAAGAGGATGTAGTCTGGATGAGCACAGTGAGGACATTGTGCATCGTTAGATCGCCAAGTCGCGGAGATTACTTCATTTGTCCAAACTACGCAATTGCTCCATCGCTCGAAATTGAGTTGAAGCCAATCGGAGGAATTTCGGTATACTGGAGAAAGTAGAACGCTGGACTGTGAATACTCATGCCTGGAAGCTTGAAATTCTTAGACAGGACATGGGTTGTGGTCGACTTCCTGAATTTCTGATCAGAGAGGGACTCTCGAAAAAGCGGTTGATTTGCCTTGGGAATCTTTGATTGCAGTATTTTCAAACCGGTCTTCCTGATAAAAAACAGGAACACAGTGTCTAGACCTGTGCCTCAACAATTATGGAACTACTATTTAGAAAATATTGATGATGGTATAAGGAGATATTCGGCCTAACTCTTTAAATTAACCCCACTTGTCTGTCCGCACTTTTTTCTTCGCATGGACTGGACATTTGAATAGTGGATCTGGTTCTTTTTCTTCTTCAGGCTGCTTGGCATTGTCTGCACCTTTTGCTCGCTGTTCTGGAGTTGGATATTCTACTTCCAAGAATATTGGCCCCAGTCCTGTATCTCTTGTCTCACTCATAGACAATTGGTAACGAGGCTCCACTCTTTGAAATTCGTTTGGTTGTATAGGTTTAATTGGAGTTACCCGGTCTCTTGCCCCATCTAGATACTGAGGATAAAAATTTGTAGTGCCCTCCAATCGATGCCAGGGAGTTTGTTTTCTTTTTTTCTTAGTTTGAGTTACCATCACAGCCTTTAGTTACAAAATATACGCAATTGGCTAGTTTGTGTGTTTCATTGGATTGGAACCTCCTCAAAAGTGATTCTCATGGGACCATCTGATTTTCCCACCCGGGAAACTGTTTATACAAAGATTCGCGCCGATTTGGATCAGTATGGTTGGAGTCTCATTTCGTCAATTTACCGCGATGAACTTTTCACACACACGGTTGGTCTAAGCTGGGGCTATGAACACCAGGAGATTGAACTCATTGGACTGAATCAAGAAATCGCCGCAATGTTGCTGAATGAATTGGCCCGACGAGTCGTCAATGGTGAAAAATTTCATGCCAACTGCCATTTTGAAGATATTGTAGATGGAGTTGATTTGATCCTCGTGGAAAATCCAATTGATCCACTCAGCAAGCCGATGACCAATGGAAGACTTCGGTTGGTTTGGCCTGATGAAAACAACCTCTATCCCTGGCAGAAAGGTTGCGAAGAAGAATGTCTAATTCAGCAGTGGTTTCCAGATTCAACGATGCCTGAAAGAGATACTTGTGAGGCCTACGCTCTTTTGGAGCAAGCCACCCTTCGTTGAAATAGAATCTGTTCATCCAACTTTTTCCTGCTGCAGCATTCTCTCCATTTCTGAGATTAGCGTTTCTCGAAAGCGTTCCTGCCTCAAACCAAATTGTAGTGAGGACAACAAATATCCCAAGGGTTCCCCAACATCGTAACGAGTCCCCTTCATTTTGACTGCTGAAACCTTGCCTCTTGAAGCCAACTGATTAATCGCTTCCGTCTGTGTAAATTCATATTGATGCTTATGCGTATTATCTGTCGCACGAAGTGCACCAAAAATTTCTGGAGTATACAGATACCGACCATAAGACGCATAGTTACTGGGTTCAGTTCCAGGGGCTGGCTTTTCCACCATCTTTCTGACCTCCATGATCTCCCCTTCATTAACAGGATCAATCACTCCATAGCGAGATATATTTTCTTCGGGAAGTGCTTCTACAGTCAGGATCGTGTTGCCTGTTTCCCTGTAAGCCTCAATCAATTGTAGTGTCAACGGAGGATTCCCCATCACGATGTCATCTGGATACGCGACCACAAAGGGAGCATCCTGGACAAAGGGTTCTACTAGCATCAGGGCATTGCCTGTCCCCATCATCTCTTGTTGCCTCAATGTGAAGATGTTTGCACTCGTTGGCTTGATTAACTCCAGTTTTTCAATGGAGTTCGCTTTGGAAAATGCAGAGTCCAGTTCAACTTCTCGATCAAAATAGTCTTCTAAAACTTTTTTTCTGCGTGAAGATACCAAAAGGATGTCTTCAATACCAGAATCCACCATCTCTTGAACAATGAAATCAATCACTGGCCGGTCAATTAGAGGAAACATTTCCTTTGGAATCGTCTTAGACGCTGGTAAAAACCTCGTTGCATAGCCAGCTGCTAAAATCACACCTTTCATCAAGACTCCATTTCTATTCAGGTGTTACAGGCAATCACTTTGGTTGTTGAAGAAGATTCAATAGATATTCTACCAGTTGTTGAACGGTCTGTAGTTCAAGGATTTGCTCTATGTCGGCTTCCTGACCAAATTCATCTTCCAAGGCCATAATTACGTTCATCGCATCTAAAGATGTCAGATCTAGATCATCTCTTAGATTTGAATCCAACTCCACCTCTTCAAGTGGGAGATCTAGTTCACGAGCAATTGTTTTGAGGCAACCTTCTCGGATTTTTTCTTCGCTTAGTTGCATGAGCGAAACAACAAGCAGGTGTTGCTACCTCCAAAGGCAAAGGAATTTGAGAGTACGTTTTGGATTTTATGTTTCTGTGAAACTGGAGAAAGATTTTGCAGATGACATGCCGGGTCAGCAGGTTGACAGTTCAAGCTTGGTGGAACGATTTGGTGCTGGATGGATAGTACAGAAACTACAGCTTCAATAGCAGAAGCCGCTCCCATGCTATGTCCTAATTGTGACTTGCTTGCACTACAAAGGGGAATT comes from SAR324 cluster bacterium and encodes:
- a CDS encoding DUF4262 domain-containing protein — translated: MGPSDFPTRETVYTKIRADLDQYGWSLISSIYRDELFTHTVGLSWGYEHQEIELIGLNQEIAAMLLNELARRVVNGEKFHANCHFEDIVDGVDLILVENPIDPLSKPMTNGRLRLVWPDENNLYPWQKGCEEECLIQQWFPDSTMPERDTCEAYALLEQATLR
- a CDS encoding UTP--glucose-1-phosphate uridylyltransferase; its protein translation is MKGVILAAGYATRFLPASKTIPKEMFPLIDRPVIDFIVQEMVDSGIEDILLVSSRRKKVLEDYFDREVELDSAFSKANSIEKLELIKPTSANIFTLRQQEMMGTGNALMLVEPFVQDAPFVVAYPDDIVMGNPPLTLQLIEAYRETGNTILTVEALPEENISRYGVIDPVNEGEIMEVRKMVEKPAPGTEPSNYASYGRYLYTPEIFGALRATDNTHKHQYEFTQTEAINQLASRGKVSAVKMKGTRYDVGEPLGYLLSSLQFGLRQERFRETLISEMERMLQQEKVG
- a CDS encoding acyl carrier protein, which translates into the protein MQLSEEKIREGCLKTIARELDLPLEEVELDSNLRDDLDLTSLDAMNVIMALEDEFGQEADIEQILELQTVQQLVEYLLNLLQQPK